In Geitlerinema sp. PCC 9228, the genomic window AAGCGATCGCTAAGTACCCCAAATGGATTTGCCACAAACGACGAATAATTTTCTTTTTCCCCGAACCAAAAATTTGCTCGAAGAATAGCAAAAAGGCAATGGGAATTAGATAAAAAGCAAAGAAGGAAAGTAAAGCAATGGTTTGGGGAAACTTAAACGGGAGAAAAATAAGCTGGGTGCGCGTAATGGCATGAATACCAACCAGAAGGCATAAAGCGCCAAAAGCAAGAAACAAAAAGCGTTCCCACTGCCAAAAAGACAAAGCGATCGCAAATCCCCCGACGCAGGCAAACAAAAAACCCAGCGACAACAACCACCAATCGCGAAGCACCAAATTTTCTAATAATTGTCGGTAGGAACCGAGACTAACCCGATGCAATCCTTTTAGAACAATGCGCTCTCGAGGGTGAATTTGTAAATATAATGTGGGATGGTGTAGAAGTGATGTGGTTTCGATCCGATCCAAAGGAATCAGCGGCCAGTAATTATTAATTTGAATATCAAAAACTTGGGATTTATGGCTAAATTGGTAGATGCGCTCTTGGTTTAAATAGATAGCTTGTAAGTTAGAAACTCCGCTAACATCCAGACTGGGATGTTGCCAGTTTCCTTTGGGTAAACGCGATCGCAACCACAGGATTTCTTCGCCTGGGGGAGGTTCCAATTCCCCCTGTTTTGATGCCAATACTTGCCACTCATCTGCCGCTGCATCTAGATGGGAGTTTCCCCAATAATACTCCCATTGTTCCTGTTGGGGAGGAATATGCACAATCTGTGTTGGGGTCGGGGATTGTGCGTTGGCAACTCCCAACCACAAAACCACCAGCAATCCCGCCAAAAATAGCAAGGGGTAGAGAATGCACGCTGGAAAAATACGCCGAATTGACATAAAATACACAGTTGGTTTGGTTCGCACATGTCTACATCATTGCATGTTTCAAATTGGATGGATGCAAGTTTGTATGAAGCACTTTGCCATCTTGGAACCAGACAATGCGTTTGCTATGACGCGCCACATCGGCTTCGTGGGTCACCATAATCACCGTGATGCCGCTATCGTTGAGTTCGCCAAATAGGGTAATAATTTCTTCAGTGGTGTGCGAATCCAAGGCACCTGTGGGTTCGTCGGCAAGCAAAATATCGGGTTGGTTGACAATGGCACGCGCAATGGCAACTCGCTGCTGCTGACCCCCCGATAGCTGGCTGGGTTGGTTCTGGATACGGTTTCCCAATCCTACTCTTTGAAGCACTTCCTGCGCGCGTTGTTCCCGTTCGTTTTTGGTGGTGCCGGCATAGACCATGGGTAGCATAACGTTTTCCATGGCACTAAAGTGAGGGAGTAAGTGAAACTGCTGAAACACAAAACCGATTTTGCGGTTGCGAATTTGCGCCAGTTCGGCTTCGGGAACTTGGGAAATATCCAGGCGATCCAAGTAATAACGACCCCTACTGGGTCGATCCAGGCAGCCGACAATGTTCATCAGGGTGGATTTGCCAGAACCGGAAGCTCCCATAATGGCGCAGTATTCCCCTTTTTGGATCTCTAAGGTGACATCCGACAAAGCACACACTTCAGTGTTACCGCTGCCATAAATTTTATAAATGTTTTCTAAATAAACTAGGGTATTTTCCGAGATGGGTTGGTTGGTGCGCGCTGTGGTTTCGGCATGTGGCAGTGGCGTCATGGCTGGGTTGGCTCTCCAATGGACAAAATCTTCCTATTGCAATCTTAGACAATTTTTGGGATTTTGCCATATTTTCGCGGGTTCCCCACCTTCTCTTTGGCACAAGTTTTCTCAGCCAAGCAATTCCGCAGGGAAAAGGAAAGTGCCGGCTGCTGGGTCGAGAAGTCGTTTTTGCCGTGCCAAATTTCGGCGATTGGATTACAATTTGTAGCATGTATTTTTCTATCCAGAATCTACTTGGCAACCAATATGGCAAATCTCAAACCTCCGAAGGCGGGTTCTCGATCCCGCACAAATTGTTACAGGGGGGTTGTATTATTCTCCTAGCGAAGATGGCAAGTTTCAAGTTTGTAAAATTTTAGCTGTTGACGAACTTGCTTTTCATATTCGTATCTATGCTAACAAGTTTGACCAACCTCCCCTTGATGTAAGTTCTTCGGATTTAAGTTTGGGTGGTTTTGAAAGTCCCCACGGCTTTGGTATTGGTCACGCGCCTATATCAAAAATTGGTTTTTTGGACGAACCTACCTTTTTTATCTGTCAAGAATCTGTTGTGGAGGAGGAGTTGGAAGGGTATCGATACTATCTGGAAGATATGCAAACCTGAAAAAGATCGTGTTTTGTTGGGGAAATGCTACATGAATTTTGGTAGCCAAGGTTCAATCGATTGTCACAAGTCTCCAGCTGTCAATGGCGAACCTGCATTTCAAGCTTCCTCCCAGCTATCTTCGGTTTGCCATGCCAAAAGTTCCGTTGCAGAACGCGCATCTAGGGGTTTGGAAAAATAGTAGCCTTGACCAACTTTACAAGAATGCTCTCGTAAAAAATTAACATGTTCTTCCGTTTCGATGCCTTCCGCGATCGCTTCAATATTTAAATTCGATGCCAAATTCAGCATTGCTTTGATAATTTCCTGATTGTGGGAATCCATTTGGTGGCTTTTGCCTAAAAACGAACGATCGATTTTTAAGATATCGATGGGGAAACGATGTAAATAGCTCAAAGAAGAATATCCTGTGCCAAAATCATCCAGGCAAATGGGAATGTTGCACGCTTGTAATTGTCTTAAAATTTCGGTGGCTACCGGTGCATTTTCAATTAAGACGCTTTCGGTAATTTCAACTTTCAAGTGACTTTTAGCGAGGGGAAATCGAGCCAACAAACGACCCAACTTTGCCACCCAACTGTCGTTGGCAAAGTGTTTTCCCGAAACATTCACCGAAATATATAAATCTTGTAGGTGGGGAAACTGGGTGTGCCAGCGTTGCAATTGCTGGCAAGCTTGTCGCCATACCCAAGCATCGATGTCAAGAATCAATCCCGTATCCTCGGCAATGGGAACGAAATCCACTGGCGAGATAAATCCCTTTTGCGAGTGATACCACCGCACCAAAGCTTCAAATCCCAGTATTTCTTGCATCTGCAAGCAAACAATGGGTTGGTAATACAGCCGCAATTCTTCCCGTTCGATGGCGCGTCTGAGATCGCTTTCGAGTTGCATTTGTTGCAAGGCGATGGTATGCATGGAAGCATCGAATAAGGCGTAAGGCAATTTTTGTTTTTTTGCACGATACATAGCATTGTCGGCATCCCGCAGCAATTCTTCAGGATGTTGGTATCCAGGCACCCCCATGGCAATGCCAACGCTGGTGCTAATGGCAACTTCGTGACCTTCTAAAAAGGTAGGGGTGCGCAAAACTTGATGGATGCGGTTGACAATATCAATGACATCGCTAGAGGTTTCGATCCCTTCCAGGAGGAGAATAAATTCATCTCCCCCCAATCGCGCTACGGTATCGGTTTCTCGCAAGCAAGAACTGAGCCTTGCTGCTACGGTTTGCAACAAGCGATCGCCGGCTTTGTGACCCAGGCTATCGTTAATGGCTTTGAAGCGGTTTAAATCCAAAAACAATACGGCAAACTGGGGATGGTTTCCATTGCTGGTTTCGTAATTTTCCCGCACCAAATACTGCAAAGCATGGTGCAGCCGATCCATGAGCAAGGCACGATTTGGCAATCCGGTTAAAGCATCGTGCAAGGCGTCGTGGCGCAATTGTGCGGCGATTTCTTGCCGCCGTTCCAGTTCGGTTTGTGCTTGCTGGTAAAGTTCTGCTTGTTGGATGGCGATCGCGAGTTGATCGGCTACTTGTTCGATTAATAGTTTGTCATCTTCGCTCCAGGAACGCACTCGATCGCATTGGTGAACCCCTAAAATTCCTTTGACTTTCCCTTCATACCGAATCGCCACCGCCAGCAGCGATCGCACTTGCAAGTCAGCAACGATTTGCGCAATGTTCTGGGGAAGGGAAACGGCATTCATATCATCTATTGCCACTGCGTTTTCCTGGGATAACACCCGTTCGACATAGGGATTGCCGGGAATGGGAATTTCTTTTTGAAAATCCAGGGATATCCCTTCTACAGCCGCTACTGTTGTGTAAGTGAAATAGCGATCGCTTTCATTGCACAAAGCCACAATGGTATAGCTGGCTTGAAATGCCTGCAACATTTCTTCGGTAGCGGGTTGCAAAATCTCTGCCAAATCCAAACTATTGCGCATGGCGGTGACAATGCGGTTGAGGAGTTGTTCCCGCTGTGCTTGATATGAGGTGCGTTCCAAAAGTTGGCTTTGCTGAATCGCGATCGCGACTTGGGTGGTTAGCTGCACCAACAGTTCCACTTCCCACGGCTGCCACTTGCGGGGAGATTGACACTGATGCACGCACAGCAACCCCCACAACCGCCGTTCGCACAGAATCGGCACCACCAAATTGGCGCGAATCTCAAAACTTGCCAGCAAATCGATGTGGCACTGGCTTAAGTTGGCATTGTAAATATCGGTAATCTGACAAGTGTATCCCTGTTGGTAGCGCTCGATTAAATTGGTTTCTAAGTAAGGATCGCGTATGTTTCCTCCCAGGGATGACTTCCAAGGTTCTATGACCGATTCAAAAATGATTTCGCCACCACCATCGTCGTAGAAACGATAGATCGTAGCGCGGTCAGCTTGCAAGATAGCACGCACTTGGGTGACGGTGGTATCTAAAATCTCCTCTAGGTTGAGGGTTTGACGAATTTGGTCGGCAATGGTGCGCTGCAAGCGTTCCTGTTTTGCTTGCCGCTGCAGGGTTTGCTGCACCTGTTTTAACTTGGTTACATCCCGAGCCACCACCAACAACGATTGCACGGACCCATCAGAGGCAATTTCTGGTACAATGCGCGAGTAAAAGGAGATGTTGCCTTGCCCTTGGGGAAATTCAAATTCGATGGTTCCTTCTTGTTTGGTGGCGATCGCTCGCTGAAAATTGGCATACCAAAGTTGGATTAGCTCTTCCGGTATTCCTATATCTCGATCGGTTTTTCCCAAGAAATCTGCCGCTGGAATGCCTACAACTTCAGCAACTTTGGGATTGACATACAAGTAACGAAATTCTCGATCCAAGCGCAAAATACAATCGGGGGAGTTTTCTGCTAGAGCACGAAATTCTTGTTCGCGTTCCTGTAAGGCCCTTTGAGCGAGCACCTTATCAGTTACTTCCGTGGCGATAGAACCAAATAGTTTGGGGGTACCCACTTCGCTGGCAATGGGAAACAAAATGGAGTTGAAAAAGCGTTCTTTGCCATTTTCCCACATGCGGTCTTCTACCACAAGGGGTTCTCCAGTTTCCACCAACTGCTGCACCCGCCACATGAAAAGTTCTACTGTATCTGGCGGCAAAAACTCACGAAAATGCTGCCCCTCAATCTCTTTTTCTGAAGATTTCCCAAGCAAACGTACGGTTTCTCGGTTGATGCGGTGGTAGTATCCTTGTTCGTCAAAAATGTTTAGAGGGGTGGGGCAATAATGGAGCAATGCTTGGAGTTGCTGGTTGACCTGACGTAGGGAGGCTTCGGTGCGCTTGCGATCGCTAATATCAAAAAAGACGCCATCTAAATATTGTAAATTTCCATCTTCATCCCAAAATCCTTGCCCTTTTTCGTATACCCAACATGCGGAACCATCCACCCGCAGAATACGATATTCCAGCAGGTAAGACTGGCGTTTTGCAATGGCAGCACTGACCTCATCTCTGACTCTTTGTCGGTCTTCTGGATGGATGATGCTCAGGAAACTGCGCACTTGA contains:
- a CDS encoding ABC transporter ATP-binding protein, which encodes MTPLPHAETTARTNQPISENTLVYLENIYKIYGSGNTEVCALSDVTLEIQKGEYCAIMGASGSGKSTLMNIVGCLDRPSRGRYYLDRLDISQVPEAELAQIRNRKIGFVFQQFHLLPHFSAMENVMLPMVYAGTTKNEREQRAQEVLQRVGLGNRIQNQPSQLSGGQQQRVAIARAIVNQPDILLADEPTGALDSHTTEEIITLFGELNDSGITVIMVTHEADVARHSKRIVWFQDGKVLHTNLHPSNLKHAMM
- a CDS encoding PAS domain S-box protein, with the translated sequence MPDPTPYQDSNQHWQQNASWQALLDTMFDGAIVTDTQGNCLQANAAASQLLGKNQKDLLGQNLTYLAVNSGEIERILQEIATAGKIQRQLALVGADGAVQPVELSANAHFSPCCYLWILRETREKPASQATNQDMTTSVAEQLRIQGIALEHCANSIVITNRQGIVEWVNRGFTQLTGYTKEEAVGKSMSKLVKSGYQDRTFYQNLWQTILAGQVWRGEMVNRRRDGSHYTEEMTITPVRSQQGEITHFIAVQQDISDRKAMEAALREQEMGYRRIVETILEGILQIDAENKVTFANATIADMLGYGVEEMLGMSLFEFMNEAWRVVAEEKVERQRQGVSEKFEFQFRRRDGSTFWGLVSTNPIFDEAGNYVGSLAAIADISDRHAMEMALREREERLKNMAANLPGAIFRYILHTDGSDRILYMSAGCEDLWEVPAEQIQENARTLWEMVHPNDIAAMQRSVLASARTLDPWFWEWRIVTPSGRCKWLYGAGRPKRQSNGDIVWDTLVLDISDRKQIEQALIESETRYRNLLENLPGAVYRCLFDEYWTMFFLSEEIQTISGYPATDFYNNQVRSFLSIIHPEDRQRVRDEVSAAIAKRQSYLLEYRILRVDGSACWVYEKGQGFWDEDGNLQYLDGVFFDISDRKRTEASLRQVNQQLQALLHYCPTPLNIFDEQGYYHRINRETVRLLGKSSEKEIEGQHFREFLPPDTVELFMWRVQQLVETGEPLVVEDRMWENGKERFFNSILFPIASEVGTPKLFGSIATEVTDKVLAQRALQEREQEFRALAENSPDCILRLDREFRYLYVNPKVAEVVGIPAADFLGKTDRDIGIPEELIQLWYANFQRAIATKQEGTIEFEFPQGQGNISFYSRIVPEIASDGSVQSLLVVARDVTKLKQVQQTLQRQAKQERLQRTIADQIRQTLNLEEILDTTVTQVRAILQADRATIYRFYDDGGGEIIFESVIEPWKSSLGGNIRDPYLETNLIERYQQGYTCQITDIYNANLSQCHIDLLASFEIRANLVVPILCERRLWGLLCVHQCQSPRKWQPWEVELLVQLTTQVAIAIQQSQLLERTSYQAQREQLLNRIVTAMRNSLDLAEILQPATEEMLQAFQASYTIVALCNESDRYFTYTTVAAVEGISLDFQKEIPIPGNPYVERVLSQENAVAIDDMNAVSLPQNIAQIVADLQVRSLLAVAIRYEGKVKGILGVHQCDRVRSWSEDDKLLIEQVADQLAIAIQQAELYQQAQTELERRQEIAAQLRHDALHDALTGLPNRALLMDRLHHALQYLVRENYETSNGNHPQFAVLFLDLNRFKAINDSLGHKAGDRLLQTVAARLSSCLRETDTVARLGGDEFILLLEGIETSSDVIDIVNRIHQVLRTPTFLEGHEVAISTSVGIAMGVPGYQHPEELLRDADNAMYRAKKQKLPYALFDASMHTIALQQMQLESDLRRAIEREELRLYYQPIVCLQMQEILGFEALVRWYHSQKGFISPVDFVPIAEDTGLILDIDAWVWRQACQQLQRWHTQFPHLQDLYISVNVSGKHFANDSWVAKLGRLLARFPLAKSHLKVEITESVLIENAPVATEILRQLQACNIPICLDDFGTGYSSLSYLHRFPIDILKIDRSFLGKSHQMDSHNQEIIKAMLNLASNLNIEAIAEGIETEEHVNFLREHSCKVGQGYYFSKPLDARSATELLAWQTEDSWEEA